The stretch of DNA TTCTTAATAATGCCGGAAGGGTTTCTGGAACAAAATGTTACGCCTTTATTGTTAAGAATGGTCTCTTCGTCACCAAATCACTTCATATTCTCATGAAAAGTATGGAAAAAGAGGGTATGTTTCTAAGAATATCCGATGTCATTACTTCTGCAGAAGAAGCTGAACTCATTGGAAAGAAACTTCATATAAAGTAAGTTGTTATAACGGTATAGGTGTGAATGCAAATCCTGGCTTCCCCAATCCTGGCCTTTTGTTGATCAACCTGAAATAAAACTGCAGATATGCACCGAGGTTTATTCATGTTCAATAAGAAAATTTTAATTTCAATTTTACTCCTGATTTCGACAGGACTCTTTGCTCAGAACTCTTTTGTAGACAAACCAGTTGCAATCGTGAAGCTGACAAAGACAGACGTTATCTCCCAGAAAAAGCTGGCCTATAATATCAGCCTTTATGAGCAGCAAGCCGGCAGAGCCTTGTCCAAACTCGAAAAAGAACAAGTTCTCCAGACACTTATCAATCAGATGCTGGTTTACCAGGCAGCCGAAAGGGATAATGTTACTGTATCGGATGAACAGGTTCTTCTCGCAGGTATGAATCAGATGATGCAGCAGACAGGACAGCAACTGACGGAAGTTCAATTTAAGCAGATTATCAAAGAACAGAGCGGAATGGACTATGAGACTTATGCCCAGACTGTAAGAGATCAGCTTATTCTCGAGAAATATGTCAGTGAAAAGAAACGAGACTTTCTGAGAACATCATCCATGCCCGGTACTGATGAAGTTGAATTATTCTACCGGCAGAATGAAGAGAAATTCTTGAATCCTGAAATGGTGAAATTCAGCCATATCTTTTTTTCAACCCGAGGTACAGCCGCCGGTGATAAGAGTCAAAAAAGAGAGCAGGCTGATGAGGTATATCAGCAGATAGTCAGAGGAAATGCCAAGTTCGAAGAGATGGTCCGTAAATATTCGGATGATAAAGCTTCGGTTGTCCGGGATGGAGACATCGGAAATTTCATCGACCGGGGTGAAAAGAATATTTCAATTTTCGGCCGTGATTTTCTTAACACACTCTTTGATCTGGAAATCGGAAAAATGAGTGATGTTCTCGAATCATCCCAGGGGTATCATATTGTTATTGTCAACCAACACCATAAGAAGACCTTTCTAGATCTTGATGATCCTGTCACCCCTGTAGAAACAACGACAGTCCGTCAGTACATCAGCAATATTATTTCCTACCAGAAAAAGCAGAAAGCCTTTCAGCAGGCAGCAGAGACTGTTGTTAAGGAATTGACAGAAGAGGCTGAAGTGCAGACTTTTCAAGAGAATATACAATAGCTTATGAAAGCAATGGGAAATAGACGGAAGGCCAGAATATTGGCATTCCAGGCTCTTTACAGTTGGGATATCAGTTCATCAGAACTGGAAGATCTTTTCCGATATGACTGGGCCAAAGATGACTTAAGCGATGATATCAAGATTTTTGCCAGTTTTCTAATCAAGGGTACCATCGAGAATTTGACCGAAATCGATCAATTAATCAAAGACAGTCTTAGAAACTGGGATTTTGATCGATTAGAAAAAGTAAGTCTTGCGATCCTGCGCATGAGTATCTATGCTCTTAGCTTTCAGAAAGATATTCCACCAAAAGTTGTGATTGACGAGGCCGTTGAAATCACAAAGGAATTCGGCACAGACGATTCCTACCGTTTTGTAAACGGAATACTGGACAACATAAAGAAAAAGATCTATGAGCAGCCCAGCTGAAGAAAAAGGATACAGACGCCGCCTGATAACTAATGCAGTCCTTCTGTTTTTTTTGGGTTCGGCCCTTTCCCTGACTCTTCTTTTTTTACCATCTGATGATTATTTTCAATTTTATCTAAATCAATCCGATAAGTATTTTTCTCAAAAAGATTACCCCGATATGGAAGGAGCTCTCAAAAAAGCGGCCCGCCATGCTAAAAGCAGGGATCAATGGTTCAGTATTTTTAAAAGATCCTATCTGGCTTCAGTCGATCAGGACAATTTTGAATTTTTTAATAGCATTATTAACAATTCAAGGAAATTTCTCAAAGGCGGGGCGGATCACGAGGCTTTGAATACGGCGTCTCTGCTCTGGGTTCATCAGTATGAAAAAGCTGCTGCGTCTCTATATACGATTCAAAGTGATAAATATAAGACTCTCATAGCCGAGAGTCTCCTGTCTTATGATGT from Oceanispirochaeta sp. encodes:
- a CDS encoding peptidylprolyl isomerase, which encodes MFNKKILISILLLISTGLFAQNSFVDKPVAIVKLTKTDVISQKKLAYNISLYEQQAGRALSKLEKEQVLQTLINQMLVYQAAERDNVTVSDEQVLLAGMNQMMQQTGQQLTEVQFKQIIKEQSGMDYETYAQTVRDQLILEKYVSEKKRDFLRTSSMPGTDEVELFYRQNEEKFLNPEMVKFSHIFFSTRGTAAGDKSQKREQADEVYQQIVRGNAKFEEMVRKYSDDKASVVRDGDIGNFIDRGEKNISIFGRDFLNTLFDLEIGKMSDVLESSQGYHIVIVNQHHKKTFLDLDDPVTPVETTTVRQYISNIISYQKKQKAFQQAAETVVKELTEEAEVQTFQENIQ
- the nusB gene encoding transcription antitermination factor NusB, which codes for MGNRRKARILAFQALYSWDISSSELEDLFRYDWAKDDLSDDIKIFASFLIKGTIENLTEIDQLIKDSLRNWDFDRLEKVSLAILRMSIYALSFQKDIPPKVVIDEAVEITKEFGTDDSYRFVNGILDNIKKKIYEQPS